Proteins found in one Drosophila innubila isolate TH190305 chromosome X, UK_Dinn_1.0, whole genome shotgun sequence genomic segment:
- the LOC117792032 gene encoding uncharacterized protein LOC117792032 has product MGASNSKPQTVQMSNTSPFQISREVLERVESVTKPEKVANPALVCENCSRTATATTKAEKSSQVQQLHQQPIDVASSWARRSTEIEELQFSKTLDRVHNLFGQPVKWAKANECSADIELMEQQLITCYRQYGSEPLKCAALANTYHTFVFNKQVAAVQNTKQDGKDLKGAGTETATTAEN; this is encoded by the coding sequence ATGGGCGCAAGCAACAGCAAGCCTCAAACCGTGCAAATGTCCAATACTTCACCATTTCAAATAAGCCGGGAAGTTTTGGAGCGCGTCGAGAGTGTGACCAAACCGGAGAAAGTCGCAAATCCAGCCCTTGTCTGTGAGAATTGTAGCcggacagcaacagcaacaacaaaagctgaaaaatCATCACAGGTGCAGCAGTTGCATCAACAGCCGATAGATGTCGCTTCATCATGGGCACGACGCTCAACGGAAATTGAAGAGCTGCAATTTAGCAAGACATTGGATCGTGTGCACAATTTATTTGGTCAGCCAGTTAAATGGGCCAAGGCAAATGAGTGCTCAGCCGATATTGAGCTAATGGAACAACAATTAATCACCTGTTATCGACAATATGGCAGTGAGCCGCTCAAATGTGCCGCATTGGCCAATACGTATCacacatttgtatttaataagcAAGTTGCAGCTGTTCAAAATACCAAGCAAGATGGCAAGGATTTGAAGGGAGCGGGAACGGAAACGGCAACAACTGCTGAGAACTGA
- the LOC117787118 gene encoding cell cycle negative regulator roughex, protein MEEHEATPTKMMRRFVECVDEGDMRRELSEGCILNIFARCVKGVAAVSGFMRTQLTGRYKHLDFKNANLCDASQELILNNRYERSFQVLRRRLNAKRSPGLEDVAPGLHQRAESDDDADSAAKVTDLKQLATPTKLSAESIKLQYIESIGVLEAHEHSVDDDGGISFESPCKVKLTLGYHRIGDSLMPDICLVIYEKFSSRTRARTWRSLRQVHTDDEEAGEVEGERERESGEPATRSVRRALFSSGADCEESDDSIGCVNQSASVDNTPTPVPISTPNSKPGLTPRKRLHKKDPHKNSKRSMRF, encoded by the exons ATGGAAGAACATGAAGCAA CGCCAACAAAAATGATGCGTCGTTTCGTCGAGTGCGTCGACGAGGGAGACATGCGCAGAGAGCTGAGCGAGGGCTGCATACTCAACATATTTGCGCGCTGCGTTAAAGGCGTCGCTGCCGTCAGCGGTTTTATGCGCACGCAGCTAACGGGACGTTACAAGCATCTGGACTTTAAAAATGCCAATTTGTGTGATGCATCACAGGAGTTAATTCTGAATAATCGTTATGAACGCAGCTTTCAAGTGCTGCGGCGTCGTCTGAACGCTAAACGTAGCCCTGGACTGGAAGACGTTGCACCAGGGCTGCATCAACGCGCCGAGAGTGACGACGATGCTGATAGCGCGGCAAAGGTGACAGATTTAAAACAGTTGGCAACACCTACAAAGTTGTCAGCGGAATCGATAAAGCTGCAATATATTGAATCAATTGGCGTGCTTGAGGCACATGAGCACAGcgttgatgatgatggcggCATCTCGTTTGAATCGCCATGCAAAGTAAAGCTGACATTGGGTTATCACAGGATTGGCGATTCGCTTATGCCCGATATATGTCTAGTCATCTATGAGAAGTTTTCCAGCCGAACACGAGCACGAACTTGGCGCAGTCTTCGGCAAGTGCATACCGATGATGAGGAGGCTGGCGAGGTGGAGGGGGAAAGAGAGCGGGAGAGCGGAGAGCCCGCAACGCGCTCTGTGCGTCGTGCGCTCTTTTCCAGTGGCGCCGACTGCGAGGAATCGGATGACTCCATTGGCTGTGTCAATCAGTCTGCCAGTGTTGACAATACTCCCACTCCCGTTCCCATTTCCACTCCCAATTCCAAGCCAGGGCTGACACCGCGCAAGCGCCTGCATAAAAAGGATCCACATAAAAACTCTAAACGCAGCATGCGTTTTTAA
- the LOC117782709 gene encoding bromodomain-containing protein DDB_G0270170 isoform X1, whose translation MNIFNNTDLIELNMEDENICNDEINCANIFAAAASNKENINNDALPLNWNNGSTNNSPDIMENDDKHANNNEHANYTNNGSDHLNNCEDLFGTAFQTSVPLKSELSLAAVKLEKPQLDLEAVKLEKPQLELESVKSEKLDINIKADNLNNCEAIFDKENLKRDAVPLNWNIGDDYECADVKPKLKLCWSICQSKDTERNDNLNALAPKAYNYQEVYQDKKERALRQRAEEERKAREFHSRPVPNFKAMHKQLEQVQIVHKITVPITPETVKHSIAYRERHKPQETMQSEQYSNDVARLARKAKLEMRPFHLRADQRVRERREYDASVQQNMALKKKEKDEERKQQELEQQRELRKRTEFKARPNPFK comes from the exons atgaatatatttaataatactgATCTAATTGAACTGAATATGGAAGacgaaaatatttgcaacGATGAAATAAATTGTGCAAATATATTTG CGGCAGCCGCTTCCAACAAGGAAAACATAAACAATGATGCGCTTCCATTAAACTGGAATAATGGCTCAACAAATAATAGTCCGGATATAATGGAAAATGATGATAAACatgcaaataataatgaacatgcaaattatacaaataatggCAGtgatcatttaaataattgtgagGATTTATTTGGTACGGCGTTCCAGACAAGCGTTCCATTAAAATCGGAACTGAGCCTGGCAGCCGTGAAATTGGAAAAACCCCAACTGGATCTGGAAGCCgtaaaattggaaaaaccCCAACTGGAACTGGAATCCGTGAAATCGGAAAAGCTGGACATAAATATTAAGgctgataatttaaataattgtgaaGCTATCTTTG ACAAGGAGAACCTGAAAAGAGATGCCGTACCCTTAAATTGGAATATTGGCGATGATTATGAATGTGCCGATGTCAAACCAAAGCTAAAACTTTGTTGGTCCATTTGTCAGAGCAAAGATACTGAGCgcaatgataatttaaatgctttggCGCCAAAAGCGTACAACTATCAGGAAGTCTATCAGGACAAAAAGGAGCGAGCGCTGCGACAGCGGGCAGAGGAGGAACGAAAAGCGCGCGAATTTCATAGCAGACCGGTGCCAAATTTTAAGGCAATGCACAAACAATTGGAACAAGTGCAGATCGTGCACAAAATCACAGTGCCGATAACGCCGGAAACCGTTAAGCATTCCATAGCATATAGAGAACGACACAAGCCACAG GAAACAATGCAAAGCGAGCAATACTCAAACGATGTTGCCAGATTGGCGCGCAAAGCAAAATTGGAGATGAGACCTTTTCACTTGCGTGCCGATCAGCGAGTGCGTGAGCGACGGGAATACGATGCATCGGTTCAGCAAAATATGGCactaaaaaagaaagag
- the LOC117782709 gene encoding putative mediator of RNA polymerase II transcription subunit 26 isoform X2, with amino-acid sequence MNIFNNTDLIELNMEDENICNDEINCANIFAAAASNKENINNDALPLNWNNGSTNNSPDIMENDDKHANNNEHANYTNNGSDHLNNCEDLFGTAFQTSVPLKSQLDLEAVKLEKPQLELESVKSEKLDINIKADNLNNCEAIFDKENLKRDAVPLNWNIGDDYECADVKPKLKLCWSICQSKDTERNDNLNALAPKAYNYQEVYQDKKERALRQRAEEERKAREFHSRPVPNFKAMHKQLEQVQIVHKITVPITPETVKHSIAYRERHKPQETMQSEQYSNDVARLARKAKLEMRPFHLRADQRVRERREYDASVQQNMALKKKEKDEERKQQELEQQRELRKRTEFKARPNPFK; translated from the exons atgaatatatttaataatactgATCTAATTGAACTGAATATGGAAGacgaaaatatttgcaacGATGAAATAAATTGTGCAAATATATTTG CGGCAGCCGCTTCCAACAAGGAAAACATAAACAATGATGCGCTTCCATTAAACTGGAATAATGGCTCAACAAATAATAGTCCGGATATAATGGAAAATGATGATAAACatgcaaataataatgaacatgcaaattatacaaataatggCAGtgatcatttaaataattgtgagGATTTATTTGGTACGGCGTTCCAGACAAGCGTTCCATTAAAATCG CAACTGGATCTGGAAGCCgtaaaattggaaaaaccCCAACTGGAACTGGAATCCGTGAAATCGGAAAAGCTGGACATAAATATTAAGgctgataatttaaataattgtgaaGCTATCTTTG ACAAGGAGAACCTGAAAAGAGATGCCGTACCCTTAAATTGGAATATTGGCGATGATTATGAATGTGCCGATGTCAAACCAAAGCTAAAACTTTGTTGGTCCATTTGTCAGAGCAAAGATACTGAGCgcaatgataatttaaatgctttggCGCCAAAAGCGTACAACTATCAGGAAGTCTATCAGGACAAAAAGGAGCGAGCGCTGCGACAGCGGGCAGAGGAGGAACGAAAAGCGCGCGAATTTCATAGCAGACCGGTGCCAAATTTTAAGGCAATGCACAAACAATTGGAACAAGTGCAGATCGTGCACAAAATCACAGTGCCGATAACGCCGGAAACCGTTAAGCATTCCATAGCATATAGAGAACGACACAAGCCACAG GAAACAATGCAAAGCGAGCAATACTCAAACGATGTTGCCAGATTGGCGCGCAAAGCAAAATTGGAGATGAGACCTTTTCACTTGCGTGCCGATCAGCGAGTGCGTGAGCGACGGGAATACGATGCATCGGTTCAGCAAAATATGGCactaaaaaagaaagag
- the LOC117782709 gene encoding bromodomain-containing protein DDB_G0270170 isoform X3, translating to MNIFNNTDLIELNMEDENICNDEINCANIFAAAASNKENINNDALPLNWNNGSTNNSPDIMENDDKHANNNEHANYTNNGSDHLNNCEDLFGTAFQTSVPLKSELSLAAVKLEKPQLDLEAVKLEKPQLELESVKSEKLDINIKADNLNNCEAIFDKENLKRDAVPLNWNIGDDYECADVKPKLKLCWSICQSKDTERNDNLNALAPKAYNYQEVYQDKKERALRQRAEEERKAREFHSRPVPNFKAMHKQLEQVQIVHKITVPITPETVKHSIAYRERHKPQKDEERKQQELEQQRELRKRTEFKARPNPFK from the exons atgaatatatttaataatactgATCTAATTGAACTGAATATGGAAGacgaaaatatttgcaacGATGAAATAAATTGTGCAAATATATTTG CGGCAGCCGCTTCCAACAAGGAAAACATAAACAATGATGCGCTTCCATTAAACTGGAATAATGGCTCAACAAATAATAGTCCGGATATAATGGAAAATGATGATAAACatgcaaataataatgaacatgcaaattatacaaataatggCAGtgatcatttaaataattgtgagGATTTATTTGGTACGGCGTTCCAGACAAGCGTTCCATTAAAATCGGAACTGAGCCTGGCAGCCGTGAAATTGGAAAAACCCCAACTGGATCTGGAAGCCgtaaaattggaaaaaccCCAACTGGAACTGGAATCCGTGAAATCGGAAAAGCTGGACATAAATATTAAGgctgataatttaaataattgtgaaGCTATCTTTG ACAAGGAGAACCTGAAAAGAGATGCCGTACCCTTAAATTGGAATATTGGCGATGATTATGAATGTGCCGATGTCAAACCAAAGCTAAAACTTTGTTGGTCCATTTGTCAGAGCAAAGATACTGAGCgcaatgataatttaaatgctttggCGCCAAAAGCGTACAACTATCAGGAAGTCTATCAGGACAAAAAGGAGCGAGCGCTGCGACAGCGGGCAGAGGAGGAACGAAAAGCGCGCGAATTTCATAGCAGACCGGTGCCAAATTTTAAGGCAATGCACAAACAATTGGAACAAGTGCAGATCGTGCACAAAATCACAGTGCCGATAACGCCGGAAACCGTTAAGCATTCCATAGCATATAGAGAACGACACAAGCCACAG
- the LOC117782729 gene encoding pleckstrin homology domain-containing family F member 1 homolog → MVDRLVNSELNTRRIANVESCFGSSGVPLAIPGRVLVGEGVLTKMCRKRPKSRQFFLFNDILVYGNIVIGKKKYNKQHIMPLEEVSLESINDNQQYHNGWYIRTTTKSFVVYAATSTEKQEWMAHINKCVEDLLRKSGKKPVENHAAVWVPDAEASICMHCKKTQFTFVQRRHHCRNCGAVVCAACSTKKYMLPQQSTKAQRVCDACYERLRVATLSDVDADVEADADASLRSGNNKLNADSSNDDDTDEDAADAQHDQPRFYGDNSMISTLEDSNAATVTGTGNSLPVQTTPANAMASASNNC, encoded by the coding sequence atggttgaTCGTCTTGTCAACTCGGAGCTTAATACCAGACGCATTGCCAATGTGGAGAGTTGCTTTGGCAGCTCTGGCGTGCCACTCGCCATCCCTGGTCGCGTTTTAGTTGGCGAGGGCGTCTTAACTAAAATGTGCCGCAAACGTCCCAAATCCCGTCAATTCTTTCTTTTCAACGATATTCTGGTTTATGGCAATATTGTCATtggcaaaaagaaatataataaacagcATATAATGCCGTTGGAGGAAGTATCACTGGAATCGATCAACGATAATCAGCAATATCATAACGGTTGGTATatacgcacaacaacaaaatcatttGTTGTCTATGCTGCCACATCGACGGAAAAACAAGAATGGATGGCACACATCAACAAATGTGTCGAGGATCTATTACGCAAGAGTGGCAAGAAACCCGTTGAGAATCATGCTGCGGTTTGGGTACCAGATGCGGAGGCATCCATTTGCATGCACTGTAAGAAGACGCAGTTTACGTTTGTGCAGCGGCGACATCATTGTCGCAATTGTGGTGCGGTTGTTTGTGCCGCATGCAGCACGAAAAAATACATGTTGCCACAGCAGAGCACAAAGGCGCAACGTGTGTGTGACGCATGCTACGAACGCTTGAGAGTTGCCACCCTATcggatgtggatgcggatgtggaAGCGGATGCGGATGCATCCCTgcgcagtggcaacaacaaactgaaTGCCGATAGTTCCAACGATGACGATACCGATGAGGATGCTGCCGATGCGCAGCACGATCAGCCGCGTTTCTATGGCGATAACAGCATGATATCGACGCTGGAAGATTCCAATGCGGCAACGGTAACGGGAACGGGGAATTCCCTTCCAGTGCAAACAACACCTGCAAATGCAATGGCAAGCGCTTCCAATAACTGCTGA